Proteins from a genomic interval of Bradyrhizobium sp. CCGB01:
- a CDS encoding cysteine rich repeat-containing protein — MTRFLFIVSLILCASGASAQQQPGHDACARDVTRFCRAVMNNGDGAVLACLKQNRTRLSKGCDKVLTDHGQ; from the coding sequence ATGACCAGATTTCTTTTCATTGTTTCTTTGATCCTGTGCGCATCGGGCGCATCCGCGCAGCAGCAGCCCGGGCACGATGCCTGCGCGCGCGACGTCACGCGCTTCTGCCGCGCCGTGATGAACAATGGCGATGGTGCCGTGCTTGCTTGCCTCAAGCAGAACCGCACCCGGCTGAGCAAAGGCTGCGACAAGGTGCTGACGGACCACGGGCAGTGA